A stretch of Aureispira sp. CCB-E DNA encodes these proteins:
- a CDS encoding M43 family zinc metalloprotease, whose product MRYLSMVLTSSLLVGLLGVLGYINKVELLTSLSNNIELQTTHSLQHTHSHNGFCAFDELQNNLSLQEKRLQNQLEHQLQNILQEGSLSMNGRTLYTLPVVVHVIHNNGVGNISNAQVQDAIQHLNDAFANVGVYNPSTGVDVEIQFCLAQRDPNGNNTNGITNTVSTLTSLNRNTQDLILKNLIRWNPLDYVNIWVVNEIQGGVAGYAYFPSSHGNNRDGIVVESNYMGTNTNNSKVLVHEMGHYLGLYHTFQGGCVNNNCLVDGDRVCDTPPDNTTARPPCGSNPNSCGTDEDDWSLNNPFRPVTNGGVGDQPDQQENYMDYSNLACYNRFTQGQKVRAHFFLTGARASLLTSQGCMPPCSTPINVAFSSSSTIITTGTSVNFNNLTTGASTYEWFNNGVSFATTTNSSYMFNTIGTYNIVLEAKNGDPNCTKKDSVSIIVTCSTQAGFIANTTQISPGDAVIFNNTSTGATSYEWFVNNISQGTNINFNFTFPTIGTYDVFLVATSSTCSDTTAATIITVSTTGLAQTGLPVWPLAPYGNVNPSIVDWRNPTPSVNSITSTTSNGGQTGVALNSCGELAFYVLHTGSSNANNLFIYKADGTPLLTNTTTNGPGLNAIRALQEIQVIKVPQVDDEWYIIYKKWVTDVGSIGSNGSYMPANWLYSRVRYTGGNSLSVLQRDMPLVDGSGVSRTYTDGAAVSRTAAGASDQHYLYLCRRSVNVNNISLDRFLITTTGITWDANTGNVFANWWYLTVAGSPIELNSAEDKIAVICRNESINYTDIVLFDAVLFNTASSESISLGDLILQPDGTPNDQSNVLNISGMVSTIAYNTTYPLGFLRNMESRVSEIEFSPNGRFLYFTNGGGTSSGGSNLTYLGQIDLGIRPLEVRLQVQTVPNSLNMTTGVGCSVSNAACLSAWQGIRSIESCYDGNLYFTKRITNTLYVIPNPNNFMPQNLVPSNIDLSTGTEPNISNIPGALFAMPDQIDGFNYLSSQYKKVEMIVQKLDCDEVCDTNNYVLELVDSSGSIINTYLIEKCPDTIAFCADTSLIYELRDTLGVRYPYAIFEGETFYPNGTNIFDFSNRTACSGEICDNGLDDDGDGLIDCYDPDCCGDVVCDNWNYQACLGNNCTDSFPTGSFGIQPSWQSTQNVTNWGLAVSGDVDNDGNTEIVGFRSDGTGIAIDGRSGSLKYTYNFGNSTTSNGYPAIANLDNDPESEIVIRQDSSLRVYEHDGTLKWSVITMIDSGDNTIGIYDFNEDSIPEIVYGRRIYSSTNGNLLVTGIGARGKNIDYNLGGLVVGADVIDAIDCAGNPDCNGLELIAGPNVYAVNIVSYTNSALNSMTVVKTMAGHGDGFTSVADFDKDGTLDVIVSGFEIGTAQRGVYVWNPKTESLVRPFWNYTNIPAPIGRPSVADFDGDGELEIAVQAGALGGGRLHVLDNDMTVLWSLINNDISGIIGCTAFDFNNDGQKEVLYRDQTNLYVVNGQNGNVMGTTACLSETVVEYPIIADVDDDGEAEVICNCGGTTSNANMAQISIFESSITRWGPARNIWNQHAYAYTNINDDLTVPVVQQKHHLVGDSCVLNNFLNQYSNTELLVADATVDIHAVSCSSDSVILMLNICNEGSNSLSYQTPIAIYDANPSTTPTANLIAPIYILGQNIEKDSCYLLNVKASKAATSFYVVINDNGSRAPIYSFSTDFPITNILECNYLNNIDSTIFRIISPTLNLGSDTILCENAVLSLNAGTGFDYYLWQNNTTDSTLTVYDSGVYWVEVINECRDTLRDSIIINIDTIGLTALVDTSICQGDTLNLNLNNNYTYQWFPNQDISCNNCSNPEFYPTLSKTYTLVTSNSIGCFSVDTFTISIDTCNIFTIIDTSICQGTFFVYEGNNLSPGTIDTFAYIANNGLDSFVFVNVLGLDTFNIILDTSICYGNSLLYRGQQLLPNTSTKFYLQTQGGCDSIVTINVQGMDTFNRVIDTIICAGNSITYNGQVLMAGTTTTFHLQTVTGCDSIITINVLRQPISFTVSSTSASCNGASDGSATINASGGVGGFSYAWNSSAQTTATATGLPAGLHCVTVTDGNGCTVDTCIQVNEPAGFSNINFSTINVSCFGGSNGQATISLTGGVGAYTYNWSNGDNTATATGLDANTHSVTVTDANGCTVTANVIITEPTALQLGFDVDSVQCKNGNDGSVTALVTGGTFPYSYQWDPSTGSGGQVTATASNLTVGTYTVTVTDFNGCTILGSATVFEPSTVLTAAIINQLNPSCHGSCDGSIEVDAQGATPNYTYQWSNGQNTSIATNVCAGAHTVTVTDANGCSVSTGSVLTEPTAITLNPQVLSNYNGAAISCTGAADGSVGVVVAGGSGGYSYVWSPQGQNTANINGLVAGTYCVTVTDVAGCQMDTCITIADPVQLAATYTAVDVLCHGDANGQILVNATPGTGTLGVNGYEYKITGPGQTGNVFSNINTYNNLGAGSYTVFVRDGNNCEIALPISIGEPDSVLIDSVIVTDVSCHGTATGSATAYPSGGVGNYTYTWSTTPVQTTATATGLAAGVYSVTVADANGCDRVEVFNVNEPTVLTGSISADPIDCFGGTTSATAQGSGGTPIGLTAYVYRWSNGSSAATTIGLSAGVHCVTITDANACTHVECVTITQPSTAVSASISAQTDASCNGTATGTATAQGTGGTSPYTYQWDAAAGNQTTATATGLSAGIYTVVVSDTNNCTAQTTVTISEPSVVLATISSTTPATCNGQGTGSATATVSGGVGPYTYQWDAAAGSQTTATASNLAGGTYVVTVSDANGCTGMATAIVTQPTAVQATIINTTDVSCHGGNDGTASLAVQGGTPTSGYTFQWSGAPGQNSPNATGLSAGVQTVTVSDANGCFDIDTFTINEPNDALSGYITAANALCFGSSTGELGAVITGGTRPYQYAWNSTPVQTTVVADSLPAGTYNLSVTDANGCSLELTSTIGEPTELTVSATVLQHVSCFGGSNGAVAVNATSGGVGPYTYVWTDPSGQVGLNASNLSAGAISVIVTDANACTAMATVTLTEGTPITVTETVSNISCHGLTDGSINITGSNKVLVNYSWSNGMVSNPVTGLGAGNYTVTVTDADGCQETFNYTITEPAPISLSIASTNSILCYGDGNAAAQVTATGGTSPYNYNWSNGATTRTASNLTPGTYDVTVTDSRGCFETTSISIVEPEELTITGNTTGTLCAGDQTGTLTAFGSGGTVTVGLLEYSIDGSTWQNGNIFSGLASGIYTLSVRDENGCVADTMLVVEDADPFFITSMTGDTTIEYLDSLTIAASLNDTVGVTYSWQQISGAMGLVTDSSFSFGIRPQDAVQYQFTATNSNGCSVDSIVMIEVTKLRRANAPTGFTPNGDGVNDYFFIQGGSKVQTVTIFRVYDRWGTLVFEGNNLEINVPEQGWNGIYRGRPAPSGTYTWYADVLFKDGHTEQLKGNIILLR is encoded by the coding sequence ATGCGTTATCTTTCAATGGTACTAACGAGTAGCTTGCTAGTAGGGCTTCTTGGTGTATTGGGTTATATCAATAAAGTAGAGTTATTAACGAGTTTAAGTAACAACATAGAATTACAAACAACACATTCGTTACAACACACACATAGTCACAATGGCTTTTGCGCATTTGATGAGTTACAAAATAACCTTTCTTTACAAGAGAAGCGACTCCAAAATCAATTAGAGCACCAGTTGCAAAATATACTACAAGAAGGATCTCTGTCAATGAATGGTAGAACACTGTATACATTACCTGTTGTAGTACATGTGATTCATAATAATGGTGTTGGAAACATTTCGAATGCCCAAGTACAGGATGCTATTCAACACTTAAATGATGCTTTTGCAAATGTTGGAGTATATAACCCATCTACTGGTGTCGATGTTGAAATCCAATTTTGTTTGGCACAACGAGACCCCAATGGTAATAATACTAATGGAATTACTAATACAGTATCTACTTTAACAAGTTTAAATCGGAATACTCAAGATTTAATATTGAAAAACTTAATTCGTTGGAACCCTTTGGATTATGTTAATATTTGGGTTGTGAATGAAATACAAGGAGGTGTAGCTGGTTATGCTTATTTCCCTTCTTCCCATGGTAATAATCGAGATGGAATAGTAGTAGAATCTAATTATATGGGAACTAATACTAACAATTCAAAAGTATTAGTACATGAAATGGGGCACTATCTAGGTTTGTATCACACTTTTCAAGGAGGATGTGTTAATAATAATTGTCTAGTTGATGGAGATCGAGTTTGTGATACACCACCTGATAATACTACAGCTAGACCACCTTGTGGAAGCAATCCGAATTCTTGCGGAACAGACGAAGATGATTGGTCACTCAATAATCCATTCCGACCAGTTACTAATGGAGGGGTAGGAGATCAACCAGATCAACAAGAAAATTATATGGATTATTCTAATTTAGCTTGTTATAATCGTTTTACCCAAGGTCAAAAGGTTCGGGCTCATTTTTTCTTGACAGGAGCGAGAGCTAGTCTTCTGACTTCTCAAGGATGCATGCCTCCCTGTTCAACACCAATTAATGTAGCTTTTTCAAGTAGTAGTACCATAATTACAACAGGTACAAGCGTTAATTTTAATAATTTAACGACAGGAGCAAGTACTTACGAATGGTTTAATAATGGAGTCTCCTTTGCTACTACTACTAATAGTAGTTATATGTTCAATACAATAGGAACTTATAATATAGTTTTAGAAGCAAAAAATGGGGATCCAAATTGCACTAAAAAAGATTCTGTGAGTATTATAGTCACTTGTAGTACTCAGGCAGGGTTTATAGCTAACACTACACAGATATCTCCAGGAGATGCGGTTATATTCAATAATACATCAACAGGAGCAACGAGCTATGAGTGGTTTGTCAATAATATTTCACAAGGGACAAATATAAACTTTAATTTTACATTTCCTACGATAGGAACCTATGATGTGTTTTTGGTAGCCACAAGTAGTACTTGTAGTGATACTACAGCAGCTACTATTATTACAGTTTCAACAACAGGCTTGGCACAAACAGGGTTACCTGTATGGCCTCTAGCTCCTTATGGAAATGTCAATCCATCTATAGTTGATTGGAGAAACCCAACTCCCTCTGTTAATTCTATAACGTCTACAACAAGTAATGGAGGTCAAACGGGAGTTGCCTTGAATAGTTGTGGGGAATTAGCTTTTTATGTTTTGCATACTGGCAGTAGTAATGCCAATAACCTTTTTATTTATAAGGCAGATGGCACGCCTTTGTTAACAAATACGACAACTAATGGACCTGGATTAAATGCTATAAGAGCCTTACAAGAAATACAAGTTATTAAGGTTCCTCAAGTTGATGATGAATGGTATATTATTTATAAAAAATGGGTGACAGATGTTGGGTCTATAGGCTCTAATGGGTCTTATATGCCAGCGAATTGGCTCTATTCTAGGGTTCGATATACAGGAGGTAATAGCTTAAGTGTATTGCAAAGAGACATGCCATTAGTCGATGGAAGTGGTGTGTCTCGTACTTATACAGATGGAGCTGCAGTATCGAGAACGGCAGCTGGGGCAAGTGATCAACATTACCTTTATCTGTGTCGACGTAGTGTAAATGTAAATAATATATCATTAGATAGGTTCTTGATTACAACAACAGGAATAACTTGGGATGCTAATACAGGAAATGTATTTGCTAACTGGTGGTATTTAACAGTAGCTGGTTCTCCAATTGAACTAAATTCTGCAGAAGATAAAATTGCTGTTATTTGCAGAAATGAATCTATTAATTATACAGATATTGTTTTATTTGATGCTGTCCTTTTTAACACAGCTTCGTCAGAAAGTATTAGTTTGGGAGATTTGATATTACAGCCAGATGGGACACCTAATGATCAGTCTAATGTATTGAATATATCAGGGATGGTGAGTACAATAGCTTATAACACAACTTATCCTTTAGGTTTTTTAAGAAATATGGAAAGTCGTGTTAGTGAAATAGAATTTAGCCCTAATGGAAGGTTTTTATATTTCACAAATGGAGGCGGTACTTCAAGTGGAGGTAGTAATTTAACATACTTGGGGCAGATAGATTTAGGAATAAGACCTCTTGAAGTGCGATTACAGGTACAAACAGTACCTAATAGCTTAAATATGACTACAGGAGTTGGATGTTCAGTTAGTAATGCAGCCTGTTTGAGTGCTTGGCAAGGAATTCGAAGTATAGAGTCATGTTATGATGGGAATTTGTACTTTACAAAGAGAATTACAAATACATTATATGTTATCCCTAATCCTAATAATTTTATGCCTCAAAACTTAGTGCCGTCTAATATTGATTTATCAACAGGAACAGAGCCCAACATAAGTAATATACCTGGAGCTTTATTTGCCATGCCAGACCAAATAGACGGTTTTAATTATTTGTCTAGCCAGTACAAAAAAGTAGAGATGATAGTACAAAAGTTAGATTGCGATGAGGTCTGTGATACAAATAATTATGTATTAGAACTTGTAGATTCTAGTGGTAGCATTATAAATACATACTTAATTGAAAAATGCCCTGATACAATTGCATTTTGTGCAGATACCAGTTTGATCTATGAGCTTAGAGATACATTAGGTGTTAGGTATCCCTATGCTATTTTTGAAGGGGAGACTTTTTATCCAAATGGAACTAATATTTTTGATTTTAGTAATCGTACTGCCTGTTCAGGCGAAATTTGTGACAATGGTTTAGATGATGATGGAGATGGTTTAATAGATTGTTATGATCCTGATTGCTGTGGAGATGTTGTATGTGATAATTGGAACTACCAAGCTTGTTTAGGAAATAACTGTACAGACAGCTTCCCAACAGGAAGCTTTGGAATTCAACCTTCTTGGCAATCTACTCAGAATGTTACTAATTGGGGATTAGCTGTATCTGGAGATGTTGATAATGACGGTAATACGGAAATTGTGGGGTTCCGATCAGATGGAACAGGAATTGCAATAGATGGTCGAAGTGGATCTCTGAAGTATACTTATAACTTTGGAAACTCAACTACTTCTAATGGTTATCCTGCTATTGCAAACTTAGATAATGATCCAGAAAGTGAAATTGTAATTAGGCAAGACTCTAGTTTACGTGTATATGAACATGATGGGACACTCAAATGGTCAGTGATTACTATGATAGATTCAGGAGATAACACAATAGGAATTTATGATTTCAATGAAGATAGTATTCCTGAAATAGTGTATGGTCGCCGAATTTATAGTAGCACTAATGGTAATCTATTAGTCACGGGAATAGGAGCGAGAGGAAAAAATATAGATTATAACCTAGGAGGACTAGTGGTAGGGGCAGATGTAATTGATGCAATTGATTGTGCTGGTAATCCTGACTGCAATGGATTAGAATTAATTGCGGGACCGAATGTATATGCTGTTAATATTGTATCCTATACAAATTCAGCTCTTAATTCGATGACAGTTGTAAAAACAATGGCAGGTCATGGAGATGGCTTTACTAGTGTGGCAGACTTTGACAAAGATGGAACATTGGACGTTATTGTTTCTGGCTTTGAGATTGGAACTGCTCAAAGAGGAGTATATGTTTGGAATCCCAAAACAGAATCTTTAGTTCGACCATTCTGGAACTATACAAATATTCCAGCTCCAATTGGACGACCTAGTGTAGCTGATTTTGACGGTGATGGCGAACTAGAAATAGCTGTTCAGGCAGGAGCATTAGGAGGGGGACGACTGCATGTTTTAGATAATGATATGACCGTATTGTGGTCATTGATAAACAATGATATATCAGGAATAATAGGATGTACAGCTTTTGACTTTAATAATGATGGTCAAAAAGAAGTGCTTTATAGAGATCAAACAAATTTGTATGTTGTTAATGGTCAGAATGGTAATGTAATGGGGACAACAGCTTGTTTATCAGAGACAGTTGTTGAGTACCCAATTATAGCAGATGTAGACGATGATGGAGAAGCAGAAGTTATTTGTAATTGTGGTGGAACAACTTCAAATGCAAATATGGCACAAATTTCTATTTTTGAATCTAGTATAACTCGTTGGGGACCTGCGCGAAATATTTGGAACCAGCACGCTTATGCTTATACCAATATTAATGATGATTTAACTGTCCCTGTAGTTCAACAAAAGCATCATTTAGTAGGAGATAGTTGTGTATTGAATAATTTCTTAAACCAGTATTCTAACACAGAGCTTCTTGTTGCAGATGCAACAGTTGATATCCATGCCGTTTCTTGTAGTTCGGATAGCGTTATTCTAATGTTGAATATTTGCAATGAAGGGAGCAACAGTTTATCTTATCAGACCCCTATTGCTATTTATGATGCTAATCCTAGTACTACTCCAACAGCTAATTTAATTGCACCTATTTATATATTGGGGCAAAATATTGAGAAGGATTCTTGTTATTTGTTAAATGTAAAAGCGAGTAAAGCTGCGACTAGCTTTTATGTTGTTATTAATGATAATGGGAGTCGAGCGCCTATCTATAGCTTTAGTACAGATTTCCCAATTACAAATATTTTGGAATGTAATTACTTAAATAATATAGATAGTACTATATTTAGGATAATTAGTCCAACGTTAAATTTAGGATCAGATACTATACTATGTGAAAATGCTGTACTATCCTTGAATGCAGGAACTGGTTTTGATTATTATTTATGGCAGAATAATACTACAGATTCTACTTTAACTGTATATGATTCAGGAGTGTATTGGGTTGAAGTAATTAATGAATGTAGAGATACACTTCGAGATAGTATTATAATAAACATAGATACAATTGGTTTAACAGCATTAGTGGATACCTCAATTTGTCAAGGGGATACTTTGAATTTGAATTTAAATAACAATTATACTTATCAATGGTTTCCCAATCAAGATATTAGTTGTAACAATTGTTCGAATCCAGAGTTTTATCCTACACTTTCAAAGACCTATACATTAGTTACAAGCAATTCTATAGGTTGTTTTTCTGTAGATACTTTTACAATATCGATAGATACTTGTAATATCTTTACTATAATAGATACTTCAATTTGCCAAGGAACCTTTTTTGTGTATGAAGGTAATAATCTATCACCAGGAACAATAGATACCTTTGCTTATATAGCAAACAATGGCTTAGATTCCTTCGTTTTTGTGAATGTATTAGGATTAGATACATTTAATATAATCTTAGATACTAGTATTTGTTATGGTAATAGTCTCTTATATAGAGGACAACAGTTACTTCCAAATACGAGTACTAAGTTTTATCTTCAAACACAAGGAGGCTGTGATTCTATAGTTACGATTAATGTACAAGGGATGGACACCTTTAATAGGGTGATAGATACTATTATTTGTGCTGGAAATAGTATTACTTATAATGGTCAAGTATTAATGGCAGGTACAACAACTACCTTTCATTTGCAAACAGTAACAGGCTGTGATTCTATTATAACTATCAATGTTTTAAGACAACCTATCAGCTTTACCGTATCAAGTACATCGGCAAGCTGTAACGGAGCTTCTGACGGAAGTGCGACGATCAATGCTAGTGGTGGTGTCGGAGGCTTTAGCTACGCATGGAATAGCAGTGCACAAACGACAGCAACGGCAACAGGTTTACCAGCAGGGTTGCATTGTGTAACGGTTACCGATGGGAATGGTTGTACGGTTGATACTTGTATTCAGGTGAACGAACCAGCAGGCTTTAGTAATATCAATTTCTCTACCATCAACGTGAGTTGTTTTGGTGGCTCAAATGGACAAGCAACCATTAGTCTAACTGGTGGTGTCGGAGCATATACTTATAACTGGAGTAATGGAGATAATACCGCAACGGCAACAGGATTAGATGCCAATACACATAGTGTTACCGTAACCGATGCCAATGGATGTACCGTAACAGCAAACGTAATTATTACAGAGCCAACGGCTTTACAACTAGGATTTGATGTAGATTCGGTACAATGTAAAAACGGAAATGATGGTTCGGTAACAGCCTTAGTTACTGGCGGAACCTTCCCATATAGCTATCAATGGGATCCATCAACTGGAAGTGGTGGACAGGTAACTGCTACAGCAAGTAATCTAACAGTAGGAACTTATACAGTAACTGTAACTGACTTTAATGGTTGTACCATTTTAGGTAGTGCTACGGTCTTTGAACCATCAACGGTATTAACTGCCGCCATCATCAATCAACTAAATCCATCGTGTCATGGAAGTTGTGATGGTAGCATAGAAGTAGATGCACAAGGAGCAACACCAAATTACACCTATCAATGGAGCAACGGACAAAATACAAGCATCGCCACCAACGTTTGTGCTGGAGCACATACCGTAACGGTAACCGATGCCAATGGTTGTAGTGTGAGCACAGGTTCTGTCTTAACCGAACCAACAGCTATCACATTAAATCCACAAGTTCTAAGCAACTACAATGGTGCTGCCATTAGTTGTACCGGAGCTGCCGATGGATCGGTTGGTGTGGTTGTGGCTGGTGGCAGTGGTGGTTACAGCTATGTTTGGAGCCCACAAGGACAAAATACCGCCAACATCAATGGTTTAGTAGCGGGGACTTATTGTGTCACCGTCACCGATGTAGCCGGTTGTCAAATGGATACTTGCATTACCATTGCTGACCCAGTACAATTAGCAGCCACCTACACCGCTGTTGATGTCTTGTGTCATGGAGATGCCAACGGACAAATCTTAGTCAATGCCACTCCTGGAACAGGAACCTTAGGAGTGAATGGTTATGAATATAAAATTACAGGACCTGGTCAAACAGGCAATGTCTTTAGCAATATCAATACTTACAACAATTTAGGAGCAGGTTCTTACACCGTTTTTGTACGAGATGGAAACAACTGTGAGATTGCACTGCCCATCTCTATTGGAGAACCCGACTCTGTTTTAATTGATTCAGTTATCGTGACAGATGTTTCTTGTCACGGGACGGCAACAGGAAGTGCGACAGCTTATCCAAGTGGTGGTGTTGGCAACTATACCTATACTTGGTCAACGACTCCTGTTCAAACAACCGCTACAGCGACTGGTTTAGCAGCAGGCGTCTACTCCGTAACGGTAGCCGATGCCAATGGTTGTGATCGAGTGGAGGTGTTTAATGTCAACGAACCAACCGTTCTAACAGGAAGCATTAGTGCTGATCCTATCGACTGTTTTGGTGGCACCACCAGTGCTACAGCACAAGGTAGTGGCGGAACACCAATTGGCTTGACCGCTTATGTGTATCGTTGGTCGAATGGTAGCAGTGCCGCCACGACCATAGGATTAAGTGCAGGCGTACATTGTGTGACGATCACCGATGCCAATGCTTGTACGCATGTAGAATGTGTGACGATTACTCAACCCTCAACGGCAGTAAGTGCTAGTATTAGTGCCCAAACCGATGCTAGTTGTAATGGCACGGCAACAGGAACAGCCACGGCTCAAGGAACTGGAGGAACCAGTCCTTACACTTATCAATGGGATGCCGCAGCAGGCAACCAAACCACAGCAACAGCAACAGGTTTGAGTGCGGGCATTTACACAGTCGTGGTGAGCGATACGAACAACTGTACGGCACAAACAACCGTCACGATTAGTGAACCTTCGGTTGTTTTGGCAACCATCAGCAGTACAACTCCTGCCACTTGTAATGGACAAGGGACAGGAAGTGCGACAGCCACCGTTAGTGGTGGTGTTGGACCATACACCTATCAATGGGATGCTGCGGCAGGCAGTCAAACGACGGCAACAGCGAGTAATTTAGCTGGCGGTACTTATGTCGTTACGGTAAGCGATGCGAATGGCTGTACTGGAATGGCTACGGCAATAGTAACACAACCAACCGCTGTGCAAGCAACCATTATTAATACAACCGATGTTTCTTGTCATGGTGGTAATGATGGAACAGCCTCCTTGGCAGTACAAGGAGGAACACCAACGAGTGGGTACACCTTCCAATGGAGTGGTGCTCCTGGACAAAATAGCCCGAATGCCACAGGCTTATCGGCGGGTGTACAAACTGTTACGGTCAGTGATGCCAATGGTTGTTTTGATATTGATACCTTTACCATCAATGAGCCAAACGATGCTTTGAGTGGTTATATTACAGCTGCCAATGCGCTTTGTTTCGGTTCTTCTACTGGAGAATTGGGAGCGGTTATCACAGGAGGAACAAGACCTTATCAATACGCATGGAATAGCACACCGGTTCAAACAACTGTTGTTGCCGATAGTTTACCCGCAGGCACCTACAACCTAAGCGTGACCGATGCCAATGGTTGTTCTTTAGAACTAACCAGTACGATTGGAGAACCAACAGAATTGACAGTTAGTGCCACCGTTCTACAACATGTTTCTTGTTTTGGAGGAAGTAATGGAGCTGTTGCCGTAAATGCTACCTCTGGTGGAGTTGGACCTTACACCTATGTTTGGACTGATCCAAGTGGACAAGTAGGATTAAATGCGTCGAATTTGAGTGCAGGAGCTATTTCGGTAATTGTTACAGATGCCAATGCTTGTACGGCAATGGCAACGGTAACCTTAACAGAAGGAACGCCCATCACGGTAACAGAAACAGTGAGCAACATCAGTTGCCATGGTTTGACCGATGGTTCCATCAACATTACGGGTTCGAACAAAGTATTGGTGAATTACAGCTGGTCAAATGGAATGGTGAGCAATCCTGTGACAGGCTTGGGGGCTGGTAATTATACGGTAACGGTAACGGATGCCGATGGTTGTCAAGAAACGTTTAACTACACGATTACAGAGCCTGCTCCAATTAGCTTGAGCATAGCCTCTACCAATAGCATTTTGTGTTATGGAGATGGCAATGCAGCTGCACAAGTGACAGCAACTGGCGGAACGAGTCCTTACAACTACAATTGGTCCAATGGTGCGACAACACGTACAGCGAGTAATTTGACACCAGGTACTTATGATGTAACGGTGACCGATAGTAGAGGTTGTTTTGAAACAACAAGCATCTCCATCGTAGAGCCAGAAGAATTGACTATTACAGGCAATACGACAGGCACATTGTGTGCAGGGGATCAAACAGGAACCTTGACCGCATTTGGATCAGGAGGAACAGTGACAGTTGGTTTGTTAGAATACAGTATTGATGGTAGTACTTGGCAAAATGGCAATATCTTCTCTGGCTTGGCGTCAGGAATTTATACCTTGTCGGTTCGAGATGAAAATGGCTGTGTTGCCGATACCATGTTGGTGGTAGAAGATGCAGATCCATTCTTTATCACAAGTATGACAGGTGATACAACCATCGAATACTTGGATAGCTTAACGATAGCAGCTAGTTTGAACGATACAGTAGGAGTGACTTACAGTTGGCAACAAATTTCTGGGGCAATGGGCTTGGTAACAGACAGCAGCTTTAGCTTTGGAATTAGACCACAGGATGCGGTACAATATCAATTTACAGCAACAAATAGCAATGGCTGTTCAGTGGATAGTATTGTCATGATAGAAGTAACCAAATTAAGAAGAGCGAATGCTCCAACAGGCTTTACGCCAAATGGAGATGGGGTGAATGATTACTTCTTTATTCAAGGTGGTTCAAAAGTTCAGACCGTAACGATCTTTAGAGTGTACGATAGATGGGGAACTTTGGTCTTTGAGGGCAACAACTTGGAGATTAATGTACCAGAACAAGGATGGAATGGAATCTATCGTGGTCGTCCAGCTCCTTCTGGAACATATACTTGGTATGCCGATGTCTTGTTTAAAGATGGACATACAGAGCAGCTTAAAGGTAATATTATTTTGTTGCGTTAA
- a CDS encoding RNA polymerase sigma factor has translation MKSVVLAEISERELIEGCIAKKRRYQEQLYYRYGTDMYQVCLMYAKNEADASDILQESFIKVFKNIHTFKFQGALGGWIRRTVVFTAINAYKKKQRETQLVVSMPETEYVDFSVNEIAEGLDPSEIVKLVNQLPKKAQQVLKLYAIEGYKHQEIADMLGISVGTSKSQLNRAKKILQEAVKTLHG, from the coding sequence ATGAAATCGGTCGTCCTCGCAGAAATATCTGAACGTGAATTAATAGAAGGTTGTATTGCCAAAAAAAGGCGATACCAAGAGCAACTATACTATAGATATGGTACAGATATGTATCAAGTATGCCTGATGTATGCCAAGAATGAAGCAGATGCTTCTGACATCTTACAAGAGAGCTTTATCAAAGTTTTCAAAAACATACATACCTTTAAATTTCAAGGAGCGTTAGGAGGATGGATTCGTAGGACTGTTGTTTTTACTGCTATTAATGCTTATAAAAAGAAGCAAAGGGAAACACAATTAGTTGTCTCTATGCCAGAGACGGAATATGTTGATTTTTCGGTTAATGAAATTGCAGAAGGATTAGATCCTAGTGAAATTGTAAAACTAGTTAATCAGTTGCCTAAGAAGGCACAACAAGTTTTAAAATTATATGCGATAGAAGGCTATAAGCATCAAGAAATTGCTGATATGCTAGGTATTTCTGTTGGGACATCAAAATCTCAATTAAATCGAGCAAAAAAAATATTACAAGAAGCAGTAAAAACACTTCATGGATAA